From Candidatus Latescibacter sp., the proteins below share one genomic window:
- a CDS encoding phosphomannose isomerase type II C-terminal cupin domain: MDFNDQTDHRPWGYFIILSDEPDHKVKRIVVYPGKRLSLQRHRLRSEHWFVISGEILVTVGNEVIHLQAGESIDIPLGAVHRLENPGTVEAIFVEIQRGDYFGEDDIERFEDDFGRA; this comes from the coding sequence ATGGATTTTAACGACCAAACAGATCATCGCCCCTGGGGATACTTTATCATCCTCTCCGATGAGCCAGACCACAAAGTCAAAAGAATTGTGGTGTACCCGGGGAAGCGGCTCAGCCTCCAGCGGCACCGTCTCAGAAGCGAACACTGGTTTGTCATTTCCGGCGAAATCCTGGTCACGGTGGGAAATGAAGTAATTCATCTTCAGGCTGGTGAATCCATCGATATCCCGCTCGGCGCCGTTCACCGTCTGGAAAATCCCGGAACGGTCGAGGCGATCTTTGTGGAAATCCAGAGGGGTGATTATTTCGGCGAGGATGACATCGAGCGTTTTGAAGATGACTTCGGGCGAGCCTGA